The sequence TTTGAGGTCGATCGAGGCGCGCGGGATCGACGCGGAGCGCGCCGAGATCGCGTCGCGCGCGAAGGCCGTGCGCGACGCCCTGACGAGCACCACACTCGAGATGGTCCCCGAGAACCCCTCCAATGCAGTGACGGCGCTCCGTTGCCCCGCGAGCAACGCGAAGGCAATCATCGAGCGCGCCAAAACCGGGTACGGCATGTGGCTGTGCCCAAACGGAGGCGCGCTGTGCGACGAGGTGTTCCGCATCGGGCACATCGGTGCCATCACAGAGGAGGACAACGACAGGCTTATCGACTGCCTGACCTCGCTATCGGCCGAGGGTCTGTTCTAGGTGGGGGCGCAGATGAAACAGGTAAAGGTCATAGAAGGAGAGGACTTCCGGCGCATGCAGCTATTGGAGCTCGACATGCTCGTGGAGTTCGACCGCGTGTGTCGCGCTCACGGGATTGCGTACACAATCTGCGGCGGGACGCTCCTTGGCGCAGTGCGCCACAAGGGCTATATCCCCTGGGATGATGATGCTGATATTGCAATGCTTCGTGAGGACTACGAGAGGTTCCGTTCTGTCGCCCATGAGATGGACCCGTCCATCTGTTTCTTCCAGGACCATCTGAGCGATCCTGAATACAGGTGGGGGTACGGCAAGCTCAGGCGCACCGGAACGAAGTACGTGAGGGTCGGACAGGAGCACTTGAAGTGCAAAACAGGAGTCTTTGTCGACGTGTTCCCCATGGACGACGCGCCTCTTGGTGTGGGCGGCCAAATTCTGCAGGACTTCTGGTGCATGTGCCTGCGCAAGGTCCTATGGTCTGAGGTCGGCAGACTCGACCCCCGCGTGTCGGCTCAGCTCAGGGCCTGGTTCTCGCTATTGTCCAAGATACCCGCAAAGGCGGTTTATGCTCTAGCCGCTCCAATGGAGCGCAAGAGCACGGACGACAGCCCCAACCGCGTGAGGACGCTGCTGTTTCCAGCTACCGGTACCCTCTATCGAGAAAATCCGCTCGAAGAGCGTTACGCGATGCCTAAGGAGTGGTTTAAGGACCTGTCGGAGTACGAGTTCGAAGGGAAACGTTTGATGGGGACACGTGACTTCGACGCGATCCTCACTTACATCTATGGCGACTACATGCAGTTGCCGCCCGAGGACCGCCGAGGGCAGCACTCGCCGGTATCGAGCTACGAGTTTTAAGGAAAACGAACGTGAATGTGAAGAAAGTGGCCTGCTGGGACGAGGGCTTGCGGCGTGTTCTGGAAGGTCAGCGCGTTGAAAACCCCTACGCACTTATCGATGCGCTGACCTACGGGTTCGAGGGCGACAACGTTGCGTGCTGGGAGGTCTTCGACGAAAGCCGACTCGAGGCGGTCGTTTACCGATATTATGACGGACTCCAGGTCGTCTTCTGCGGGCAGGCAGGCCACCGCGCAATCCGGGCCGTCGCGACCCTCGTTGAGAAAATGGACCCCTCCATGGTCCAAACCTCTTACAGTGCTGCGGCAGAGCTCGCCACCGTGCTCGCCGACTACAGTTTGTCTGAGGGGTGGGTTATGCGGGCTGACGGAACTCAGGTACCAGACCCCGCGGCGGTCAGGGCGACCGAGGCCGACTATCCTGAGATCGCCAGGCTCATCTGCGGCGACGAGGAGATTGGCAAGCACTACGATGTCAGCGCGCTCGTGGCTCAGTTGTGCGAGAGAGAGCGGCTTCAGGGCTGCAGGAGCATAGTCATTAGGGATAGCGAAGGAATTGCTGCGCATATGGCGACCTATGCCGAGTCCGACGATGTTGCCGTCTGCGCCGGGCTCAAGGCACGCCCTGGTGCGGAGAAGGGTGTCGGGGCGCGGGTGCTCTCATCGCTGGCCGTCGAAGTGGCCGCGCGCGGCCTCATACCTTTGCTGTACTGCTACATAGAGCCACTGTGGCCTTGGTACGAGGCCCATGGGTGGGAGAAAGCCTTCCACGTCGCGAAGCTCGAGCACTGCGGCAATTACTAAACAAGCCACGAAAGGGAAGGTGAGGCCCATGAGGAAAGTGATCACATATGGAACGTACGACCTTCTGCACCGGGGCCATGTGCGCCTGCTGGAACGCGCCAAGGCGCTCGGCGACTACCTGGTCGTGGGCGTAACCGCCGATGGCTTCGACAAGGTGCGCGGGAAGATTAACGTTTCCCAAACCCTCAACGAGCGCATGCGTTCTGTCCAAGAGCTCGGGATTGCTGACGAAGTAATCGTTGAAGAGTACGAGGGCCAGAAGATTGACGACATCAGACGTATGGGAATTGATGTGTTCACCGTAGGCTCTGACTGGGTTGGTAAGTTCGACTATCTCAGGGAATACTGTGAGGTAGTCTACCTTGATCGTACGCAAGGCGTCTCGAGCACCGAGCTTCGCGCCGAAAGTGGACATCTACGAATGGGGTACGTGGGCAAGCGTGTGCTAGTGGAGAAGTATCTGCGTGAAAGTGCCTTCGTGAATGGCGTTGACCCCACCTGCGCGATGATCGACAGTGATGGAAGCCTCGCAGGCTGTGGCTTAGTCGAACAGGTTAATGATTTCGATGAGATAGTCGGTCGATGCGACGCAATCTACCTTGCATCGCATCCCAATCAGCACTATGGACAGATTAAGCGAGCGCTTGAGGCAGGCAAACATGTTCTATGTGAGAGCCCCATTGCCTCAACGCGTGAGGCGTGCCAGGAACTGCAGGCGCTCGCACGCTCAAAGGGCCTCGTTTTGGCCGACGCGATCAAGACGGCGTATTCAACGGCCTACCATCGACTGCTTCTGCTTGCCAAGAGTGGTCACATTGGACGAGTTCTTTCGGTGCGCGCTGTATGCACCAGCCTTGTTGATCTTGGCAGTGAGGACATCTCGAGCGTTGAGGGCAAGTGGTCGAGCTCCAAAGCCTGGGGTCCAGCAGCGTTGCTGCCCATCTTGCAGCTACTCGGAACTAATTATCAATCAGCCGATTTTGTAAGGGCCGACCTTGAAGGTCACGCTGGCTTTGACGCGTTTGGTGAGATCCGACTGGCATTCGAGGATGGCTACGGCGAGGCGGTTTTCGGCAAGGCAGCTAAATCTGAGGGGTCGCTTGTGGTTTCCGGCACGGATGGCTACATTTACGTACCCGCTCCCTGGTGGAAAACAGACTACTTCGAGGTACGCAAAGAGGATCCTTCTCAAAACAAGCGGTATTTCTTCCAGCTTGACGGCGAGGGAATTCGAAACGAGCTCGTCGAGTTCGCGCGAGCAGCTGAGCGTGGAGGCAAATGCGGTCTATACATCGATGATAGTGTATCCGCCGCCATAGCTGGCCTGCTGGGTCAATTCGACACAAGTAAAGACCACATCGAACTGTCGCCTATCAAGCTCGGGAGCGACACCTGTGGTGAAGGCGTAGCGAGATAGCCGCGCTTAGATATACACTCGGCGCATTATTCATGCCGTAATCTGAAGCATGGGGGAGTGGTAACTATCATTCGTCTGGATGATAGCGGCCAGCATCTCAATTGCATTGTTAGCGCCGGAATAATTTAGCCAAATATAGTCGGCCGAGATTGACCAATCCCGGCCGACCCATTTTAGCCAACACGCCCGCATCTATGACTTTCCTATCGCATTCCTACATCCCCTCGGGCTGGATCCCCCTCACCTTCACCGCCTGGGGGACGGCCTCCACCGAGTAGGTGTCAAGCTCCCTGCCGCGGTAGCTCGGGCCCCGCATCACGAACACCGACGCCTTGTCGAACAGCCTGCCGAGGGCGCAGAGGAGCGTGTCGTCGCCCGTGAAGAACTCATCCCACCCGCTCGGGGCGATGTTGCTCGTGAGGACCATCGCGTTCGGCCCCTCCTTCTCGTAGCGCCTGTCGACGACATCGAAGAACAGGTCGGTGCACGGCCTGTCGT is a genomic window of Collinsella aerofaciens containing:
- a CDS encoding LicD family protein translates to MKQVKVIEGEDFRRMQLLELDMLVEFDRVCRAHGIAYTICGGTLLGAVRHKGYIPWDDDADIAMLREDYERFRSVAHEMDPSICFFQDHLSDPEYRWGYGKLRRTGTKYVRVGQEHLKCKTGVFVDVFPMDDAPLGVGGQILQDFWCMCLRKVLWSEVGRLDPRVSAQLRAWFSLLSKIPAKAVYALAAPMERKSTDDSPNRVRTLLFPATGTLYRENPLEERYAMPKEWFKDLSEYEFEGKRLMGTRDFDAILTYIYGDYMQLPPEDRRGQHSPVSSYEF
- a CDS encoding Gfo/Idh/MocA family oxidoreductase; this encodes MRKVITYGTYDLLHRGHVRLLERAKALGDYLVVGVTADGFDKVRGKINVSQTLNERMRSVQELGIADEVIVEEYEGQKIDDIRRMGIDVFTVGSDWVGKFDYLREYCEVVYLDRTQGVSSTELRAESGHLRMGYVGKRVLVEKYLRESAFVNGVDPTCAMIDSDGSLAGCGLVEQVNDFDEIVGRCDAIYLASHPNQHYGQIKRALEAGKHVLCESPIASTREACQELQALARSKGLVLADAIKTAYSTAYHRLLLLAKSGHIGRVLSVRAVCTSLVDLGSEDISSVEGKWSSSKAWGPAALLPILQLLGTNYQSADFVRADLEGHAGFDAFGEIRLAFEDGYGEAVFGKAAKSEGSLVVSGTDGYIYVPAPWWKTDYFEVRKEDPSQNKRYFFQLDGEGIRNELVEFARAAERGGKCGLYIDDSVSAAIAGLLGQFDTSKDHIELSPIKLGSDTCGEGVAR